In Eremothecium gossypii ATCC 10895 chromosome V, complete sequence, the genomic stretch TGACTTGGTTTCGAAGTGGATGGGCGAATCTGAGCGGCTAGTGAAACAATTGTTCAATATGGCTCGGGAGAACAAGCCATCCATCATATTCATAGATGAGGTTGATGCCCTGACTGGCTCTCGAGGAGAAGGTGAGAGTGAGGCGAGTAGAAGGATAAAGACTGAACTCTTGGTGCAGATGAATGGTGTGGGTAATGATTCTACGGGTGTCTTGGTTCTAGGCGCGACAAATATCCCATGGCAATTGGATAGTGCCATCCGGAGACGCTTTGAGAAGCGTATATATATACCTTTACCCGATTTTGCCGCTAGGACGAGGATGTTTGAGCTAAATGTCGGGGAGACGCCTTGCGCCTTGACGAAGGAGGATTATAGGACCCTGGGAAAGTACACAGAAGGTTACTCTGGAAGCGACATTGCGGTAGTTGTTAAGGATGCGTTGATGCAGCCCATAAGAAAGATACAAATGGCCACTCACTTCAAAAATGTTTCCGATGATCCAAGCGTCCGTAAACTAACGCCATGTTCGCCAGGTGATGAAGATGCAATTGAGATGAGCTGGGTTGATATCGAAGCTGAGGAGTTGCAGGAGCCTGCCTTGACGATTAAGGATTTCCTGAAAGCTATTAAGACATCCCGGCCTACAGTGAACGAAGTAGACTTGCAGAAGCAAGAAGAATTCACTAGAGACTTCGGTCAAGAGGGAAATTAATACCGTATACAGTTGCGCATATAAAGTGCTGAGTAATGGGGAGTTACTTACTCCTCATATGTATACTAAGTAGTAAACTATAGTTGCGAACGACAGAACCGTCGCATTCTCGACACATGTCCTAATAGTAGATAGCAGTGTTATTGCTGGTATCGGAAACCTTGGCACCAGTAATTTGGGCCTTGACTATAACCACATCGTCCCCCAGGACGAAGCACTTGGCATCAGGATTAGCCTTGAGCAAGGCATCCCGGTATAACACGAAATCTGGAGAGGAAGAATCGATAACCTCTGCAAGCCCTTTAAGAGTAGCACTCATCTGAGAAAGCTCCGACTGATTTAACTCTTGTAATATATTCAGAAGACGGCTCGGAGCTTCCTCAGCCTCCGAACCCGCGCCCCCTGAGAGCGAAGCAGACGTGCTATTCTTTCTCAAGGATAGCTTCTTAGCAGTGACCCAGTCATGTATCAATAAGGAAACATTTGGATTGGTGGTGATATTCTTGTATTTCTCAGTGACAGCAGATGTCGCAAATACTATGTAGTGCGTGTCCCCTTCTGTCTCGGAGCTCTCCGGTGCGAGGTAGGCGTAGTTCATCAAGGATACAGAAGGTACACCATCAGATGATGCA encodes the following:
- the VPS4 gene encoding AAA family ATPase VPS4 (Syntenic homolog of Saccharomyces cerevisiae YPR173C (VPS4)), translated to MSTGDFLGKGIELIQKAIDLDTATQYQDAYTAYYNGLDYLMLALKYEKNPKSKDLIRAKFTEYLSRAEQLKEHLDSEQQKAQDQPRRAAASQDGGAGGGGHEEDGEEKKLRGALSGAILTEKPNVRWEDIAGLEGAKEALKEAVILPVKFPHLFKGNRKPTSGILLYGPPGTGKSYLAKAVATEANSTFFSISSSDLVSKWMGESERLVKQLFNMARENKPSIIFIDEVDALTGSRGEGESEASRRIKTELLVQMNGVGNDSTGVLVLGATNIPWQLDSAIRRRFEKRIYIPLPDFAARTRMFELNVGETPCALTKEDYRTLGKYTEGYSGSDIAVVVKDALMQPIRKIQMATHFKNVSDDPSVRKLTPCSPGDEDAIEMSWVDIEAEELQEPALTIKDFLKAIKTSRPTVNEVDLQKQEEFTRDFGQEGN
- a CDS encoding pyridoxal 5'-phosphate synthase (Syntenic homolog of Saccharomyces cerevisiae YPR172W and YLR456W); the protein is MNSLPDHILHLLKTSKYVHLATASSDGVPSVSLMNYAYLAPESSETEGDTHYIVFATSAVTEKYKNITTNPNVSLLIHDWVTAKKLSLRKNSTSASLSGGAGSEAEEAPSRLLNILQELNQSELSQMSATLKGLAEVIDSSSPDFVLYRDALLKANPDAKCFVLGDDVVIVKAQITGAKVSDTSNNTAIYY